One Delphinus delphis chromosome 3, mDelDel1.2, whole genome shotgun sequence genomic region harbors:
- the ARAP3 gene encoding arf-GAP with Rho-GAP domain, ANK repeat and PH domain-containing protein 3, translating into MEPPPSPAPQAQPPKPVPKPRTVFGGLSGSTTTQRPGLSPALWRPEASKSPEPSPRSPPVPQRSSSEQPSALNTVEMMPNAIYFGLDLRGGAQTAQDAAPDSSQTTAPTPALRPTTGTVHIMDPGCLYYGVQPVGVPGVPDRREGRVICQERAEHRLSRQDLEAREDAGYASLELPGDSTLSLPALDAETNDDLISPYASFSSTADRPTPLLSGWLDKLSPQGNYVFQRRFVQFNGRSLMYFGSDKDPFPKGVIPLTAIEMTRSSKDNKFQVVTGQRVFVFRTESEAQRDTWCSTMQSCLKEQRLLGHPRPPQPPRPLRTGMLELRGHKAKVFAALSPGELALYKSEQAFSLGIGICFIELQGCSVRETKSRSFDLLTPHRCFSFTAESGGARQSWAAALQEAVTETLSDYEVAEKIWSNRANRHCADCEASRPDWAAVNLGVVICKQCAGQHRALGSGISKVQSLKLDTSVWSNEIVQLFIVLGNDRANRFWAGALPPGEGLHPDSTPGPRGEFISRKYRLGLFRKPHPQYPDHSQLLQALCAAVAGPNLLKNMTQLLCVEAFEGEESWSPPALDGSFPGLLPADPSPGVYNEVVVPATYSSFLYCGPVSNKAGPPPPRRGRDAPPRLWCVLGAALEMFVSESSPEPLNLIQPQDVVCLGVNPPPTDPGDLDRFPFSFELVLTGGRIQHFGTDGAESLEAWTSAVGKWFSPLSCHQLLGPGLLRLGRLWLRSPSHTALAPGLWLSGFGLLRGDHLFLCPASGPGPPAPEDMVHLRRLQEISVVSATDTPDKKEHLVLVETGRTLYLQAEGRLDFSAWNAAIAGAAGGGGTGLQEQQMSRGDIPIIVDACISFVTQHGLRLEGVYRKGGARARSLRLLAEFRRDARSVKLRPGEHFVEDVTDTLKRFFRELDDPVTSARLLPRWREAAELPQKNQRLEKYKEVIGCLPRVNRRTLATLIGHLYRVQKCAALNQMCTRNLALLFAPSVFQTDGRGEHEVRVLQELIDGYISVFDIDPDQVAQIDLEVSLITTWKDVQLSQAGDLIMEVFIEQQLPDNCVTLKVSPTLTAEELTNQVLEIRGTAAGMDLWVTFEIRERGELERPLHPKERVLEQALQWCQLPEPCSASLLLRKVSLAHAGCLFTGIRRESPRVGLLRCREEPPRLLGNRFQERFFLLRGRCLLLLKEKKSSKPEREWPLEGAKVYLGIRKKFKPPTPWGFTLILEKMHLYLSCTDEDEMWDWATSILKAQHDDQQPVVLRRRSSSDLARQKFGTMPLLPIRGDDSGATLLSANQTLRRLHNRRTLSMFFPMKSSQGSVEEQEELEEPVYEEPVYEEVGAFPELTEDTFTSFSITPERTAKPETPLASQRSFDQSPLPKAGPLGWEERPPEPPPGPPSKSSPQSRGSLEEQLLQELSSLILRKGETTVGLGSPSQPSSPQPPSPNGLPTQTPGFPTQAPCTSSPSPSQPLT; encoded by the exons ATGGAGCCACCGCCCAGCCCGGCTCCCCAGGCACAGCCCCCCAAGCCTGTGCCTAAGCCCAGGACGGTATTTGGCGGGCTCAGTGGCTCCACCACCACCCAGAGGCCTGGGTTGAGTCCAGCTCTCTGGAGACCAGAAGCATCCAagagcccagagcccagcccGAGGTCCCCTCCTGTCCCTCAGAGGTCCTCCTCTGAGCAGCCTTCAGCCTTGAATACTGTGGAGATGATGCCCAATGCCATCTACTTCGGCTTGGACTTAAGAGGCGGGGCACAGACGGCTCAGGACGC GGCCCCAGACAGCTCCCAGACAACTGCCCCCACTCCTGCCCTCAGGCCCACAACGGGCACAG tGCACATCATGGACCCTGGTTGCCTGTACTATGGTGTCCAGCCTGTGGGGGTCCCAGGGGTCCCCGACAGAAGAGAAGGCAGAGTTATCTGTCAGGAAAGGGCTGAACACAG GCTCAGCAGGCAGGATCTGGAGGCACGAGAGGACGCTGGCTATGCCAGCCTTGAGCTGCCGGGGGATTCCACCCTCTCACTGCCCGCCCTGGACGCGGAGACCAACGATGACCTCATTTCACCCTATGCCAGCTTCTCCTCCACGGCAGACCGCCCCACGCCCCTGCTCAGTGGCTGGCTAGACAAGCTCTCCCCTCAGGG AAACTACGTCTTCCAGAGGCGCTTTGTGCAGTTCAATGGGAGGAGTCTGATGTACTTTGGCAGCGATAAG GACCCCTTCCCCAAGGGTGTGATCCCTCTGACAGCCATCGAGATGACCCGCAGCAGCAAGGACAACAAGTTCCAGGTCGTCACTGGCCAGAGGGTGTTCGTGTTCCGCACAGAGAGCGAGG CTCAGCGGGACACGTGGTGCTCCACGATGCAATCCTGCTTGAAGGAGCAGCGCCTCCTGGGCCACCCCCGGCCCCCACAGCCACCCCGACCCCTTCGCACGGGCATGCTGGAGCTGCGTGGGCACAAGGCCAAGGTGTTTGCTGCGTTGAGCCCTGGAGAGCTGGCCCTGTACAAGAGTGAGCAG GCCTTCTCTCTGGGCATCGGGATCTGCTTCATTGAACTGCAAGGCTGCAGCGTCCGGGAGACCAAGAGTCGCAGCTTCGACCTGCTCACACCGCATCGCTGCTTCAG CTTCACAGCCGAGTCTGGGGGGGCTCGGCAGAGCTGGGCGGCCGCTCTGCAGGAAGCAGTAACCGAGACCCTGTCTGACTACGAGGTGGCTGAGAAGATCTGGTCCAATCGGGCAAACCGGCACTGTGCAGACTGTGAGGCCTCCCGCCCGGACTGGGCCGCTGTCAACCTGGGGgtggtcatctgcaagcagtgcgCAG GTCAGCACCGGGCCCTGGGTTCTGGGATCTCCAAGGTGCAGAGCCTGAAGCTGGACACAAGTGTCTGGAGTAATGAGATAGTGCAG TTGTTCATTGTCCTGGGAAATGATCGTGCCAACCGCTTCTGGGCTGGAGCGCTACCCCCAGGTGAAGGGCTGCATCCAGATAGCACCCCTGGCCCTCGGGGAGAGTTCATCTCCCGGAAGTACCGGCTAGGTCTCTTCCGGAAACCCCACCCTCAGTATCCAGATCATAGCCAGCTTCTCCAG GCACTATGTGCAGCTGTGGCAGGACCCAACCTGCTAAAGAACATGACCCAGCTCCTCTGCGTCGAGGCTTTTGAGGGAGAGGAGTCCTGGTCCCCTCCAGCCCTCGATGGCAGCTTCCCTGGTCTCCTGCCCGCAG ACCCCTCCCCTGGCGTGTACAATGAGGTGGTGGTGCCTGCCACTTACAGCAGCTTCCTGTACTGTGGTCCCGTTAGCAACAAAGCTGGACCGCCACCCCCTCGCAGGGGCCGAGATG CTCCCCCCCGACTGTGGTGCGTGCTGGGTGCGGCTCTGGAAATGTTTGTGTCAGAAAGCAGCCCTGAACCCCTCAACCTCATCCAGCCCCAGGATGTCGTATGTCTGGGTGTGAACCCCCCACCCACTGACCCAGGTGACCTCGACAG GTTCCCCTTTTCCTTTGAGCTCGTCCTCACTGGGGGGAGGATCCAGCATTTTGGCACAGATGGAGCCGAGAGTCTGGAGGCCTGGACCAGCGCCGTGGGCAAG TGGTTCTCCCCACTGAGCTGTCACCAgctgctgggccctgggctgcTGCGGCTGGGCCGCCTGTGGCTGCGGTCCCCTTCCCATACTGCCCTGGCCCCTGGCCTCTGGCTGTCTGGGTTCGGACTTCTTCGTGGAGATCACCTCTTCCTGTGCCCAGCATCGGGCCCGGGCCCCCCAGCCCCCGAGGACATGGTTCATCTGCGCCGGCTACAGGAGATCa GTGTGGTCTCAGCCACTGACACCCCAGACAAGAAAGAGCATTTGGTTCTGGTGGAGACAGGAAG GACACTGTATCTGCAGGCAGAGGGCCGGCTAGACTTCTCAGCATGGAACGCGGCCATTGCCGGGGCAGCCGGCGGGGGAGGCACAGGGCTGCAGGAGCAGCAGATGAGCCGGGGTGACATCCCCATCATTGTGGATGCCTGCATCAGTTTTGTCACTCAGCATG GGCTCCGGCTGGAGGGCGTATACCGGAAAGGGGGTGCCCGCGCCCGCAGCCTGCGGCTCCTGGCTGAGTTTCGGCGGGATGCCCGGTCAGTGAAGCTCCGACCAGGGGAGCACTTTGTGGAGGATGTCACTGACACGCTCAAACGCTTCTTTCGAGAGCTTGATGACCCTGTGACCTCTGCTCGGTTGCTGCCTCGCTGGAGGGAGGCTGCCG aGCTGCCCCAGAAGAACCAGCGcctggagaaatacaaagaagtgATTGGCTGCCTGCCACGGGTCAACCGCCGCACGCTGGCCACCCTCATTGGGCATCTCTATCG GGTGCAAAAGTGTGCGGCTCTAAACCAGATGTGCACGCGGAACCTGGCCCTGCTATTTGCACCCAGCGTGTTCCAGACGGATGGGCGGGGGGAGCACGAGGTGCGGGTGCTGCAGGAACTCATTGACGGCTACATCTCTGTGTTTGAT ATCGACCCTGACCAGGTAGCTCAGATTGACTTGGAGGTCAGTCTTATCACCACTTGGAAGGATGTGCAG CTGTCCCAGGCTGGAGACCTCATCATGGAGGTTTTTATAGAGCAGCAGCTCCCAGACAACTGTGTCACCCTGAAG GTGTCCCCAACACTGACTGCCGAGGAGCTGACTAACCAGGTACTGGAGATTCGGGGGACGGCAGCCGGGATGGACTTGTGGGTGACGTTTGAGATTCGAGAGCGTGGGGAGCTTG AGCGGCCACTGCACCCCAAGGAAAGGGTCCTAGAGCAGGCCCTACAATGGTGCCAGCTCCCAGAGCCCTGCTCGGCCTCCCTGCTCTTGAGAAAAGTCTCCCTGGCCCATGCTGGCTGCCTCTTCACAG GTATCCGCCGTGAGAGCCCACGGGTGGGCCTGTTGCGGTGTCGGGAAGAACCGCCCCGCCTGCTGGGAAACCGCTTCCAGGAGAGATTCTTTCTGCTGCGTGGCCGCTGCCTGCTGCTGCTCAAGGAGAAGAAG AGCTCTAAACCAGAACGGGAGTGGCCTTTGGAAGGTGCCAAGGTCTACCTGGGAATCCGCAAGAAGTTCAAGCCTCCCACCCC GTGGGGCTTCACGTTGATCCTGGAGAAGATGCACCT CTACCTGTCCTGCACAGACGAGGATGAGATGTGGGACTGGGCCACCAGCATCCTCAAAGCCCAG CATGATGACCAGCAGCCAGTGGTCTTACGACGCCGTTCCTCCTCTGACCTCGCCCGTCAGAAGTTTGGCACCATGCCTTTGCTGCCCATCCGTGGGGATGACAGTGGGGCCACCCTCCTCTCTGCCAATCAGACCCTG CGGCGACTTCACAACCGGAGGACCCTGTCCATGTTCTTT CCGATGAAGTCATCCCAGGGGTCTGTGGAGGAGCAAGAGGAACTGGAGGAGCCTGTGTACGAGGAGCCGGTATATGAGGAAGTGGGGGCCTTCCCCGAGCTGACCGAAGACACCTTCACCTCCTTCTCCATCACACCGGAGCGGACAGCCAAGCCAGAGACCCCACTGGCCAGCCAGCGGTCCTTTGATCAGTCTCCTCTGCCCAAAGCAGGccccctgggctgggaggagagacCACCTGAGCCCCCTCCGGGGCCCCCTTcaaagagcagcccccagtcACGTGGGTCCCTGGAGGAGCAGCTGCTCCAGGAGCTCAGCAGCCTCATCCTGAGGAAGGGAGAGACCACCGTAGGCCTGGGCAGCCCCTCTCagccctccagcccccagcccccgagCCCCAATGGCCTTCCAACACAGACACCTGGCTTCCCCACCCAAGCTCCCTGCACTTCCAGTCCATCCCCCAGCCAGCCCCTCACATGA
- the FCHSD1 gene encoding F-BAR and double SH3 domains protein 1 isoform X1 — translation MQPPPRKVKPSQEVKLRFLEQLNILQTRQQREADLLEDIRSYSKQRAAIEREYGQALQKLAGPFLKREGHRSGEMDSRLSLGRGRMVFGAWRCLLDATMAGGQARLQASDRYRDLAGGTGRSAKEQVLRKGAENLQRAQAEVLQSVRELSRSRKLYGQRERVWALAQEKAADVQARLNRSDHGLFHTRTSLQKLSTKLSVQSAQYSQQLRAARNEYLLNLVATNAHLDHYYQEELPAVLKALVSELLEHLRDPLTSLSRTELEAAEMALEHAHRGGQATSQVSWEQDLELFLQEPGVFSPTPAQQFQPAGNDQVCVLELERGAGGVAGESGLEKEVQRWTSRAARDYKIQNHGQRVLQRLEQRRQQASEREAPGIEQRLQEVRESIRRAQVSQVKGAARLALLQGAGLDVQHWLKPAMTQAQDEVEQERRLSEARLSQRDLSPTAEDAELSDFEECEETGELFEEPAPPALATRPLPCPVHVVFGYQAGHEDELTITEGEWLEVIEEGDADEWVKARNQHGEVGFVPERYLNFPDLSFPESSHDSDNPSGAEPTAFLACALYSYTGQSAEELSFPEGALIRLLPRTQDGVDDGFWRGEFGGHVGVFPSLLVEELLGPPGPSELSDPEQILPSPSPPSFSPPAPTSALDGSPAPVLPGDQDLDCPGPLDVMAPRLRPMRPPPPPPAKAPDPGHPDPLT, via the exons ATGCAGCCGCCGCCCCGAAAA GTGAAGCCATCCCAGGAGGTGAAGCTTCGCTTCCTGGAGCAGCTGAACATCCTTCAGACCCGGCAGCAGAGAGAGGCGGACCTACTGGAGGATATCAG ATCCTACAGCAAGCAGAGGGCAGCCATTGAACGGGAGTATGGGCAG GCACTCCAGAAACTGGCTGGGCCATTTCTGAAGAGGGAAGGACACCGGAGTGGGGAGATGGACAGCAG ACTTTCTCTGGGGAGAGGCAGGATGGTGTTTGGTGCCTGGCGCTGCCTGCTGGATGCCACCATGGCTGGGGGCCAAGCCCGGCTCCAGGCATCTGACCGATACCGTGACCTGGCAGGAGGCACAGGGCGGAGCGCTAAGGAGCAGGTGCTTAGGAAG GGAGCAGAGAACCTCCAGAGGGCGCAGGCCGAGGTGCTGCAGTCTGTCCGGGAGCTGAGCCGAAGTCGAAAGCTGTATGGGCAGCGTGAACGGGTGTGGGCCTTGGCACAGGAGAAGGCGGCTGATGTCCAGGCCAG GCTTAACCGAAGTGACCATGGCCTCTTCCACACTCGGACCAGTCTCCAGAAACTCAGCACCAAG CTGTCTGTCCAGTCGGCCCAGTACTCCCAGCAGCTGAGAGCGGCCCGCAATGAGTACCTGCTCAACTTGGTGGCCACCAATGCCCACCTTGACCACTACTACCAGGAAGAACTGCCGGCTGTGCTCAAG GCCCTGGTCAGCGAGCTGTTGGAACACCTGAGGGACCCGCTGACTTCACTGAGCCGCACGGAGCTGGAAGCTGCAGAGATGGCTCTGGAGCATGCCCACCGTGGGGGGCAAGCGACCTCCCAG GTAAGCTGGGAGCAGGATCTGGAGCTTTTTCTTCAGGAGCCCGGAGtattctcccccaccccagctcagcAGTTTCAGCCAGCAGGGAATGATCAG GTGTGTGTCCTGGAGCTGGAGCGGGGCGCAGGAGGTGTGGCCGGGGAGAGTGGCCTGGAGAAAGAAGTTCAACGCTGGACGAGCCGAGCTGCCCGAGACTACAAGATCCAGAACCATGGGCAGCGG GTGCTGCAGCGGCTGGAGCAGAGGCGGCAGCAGGCTTCAGAGCGGGAGGCTCCAGGCATAGAACAGCGGCTGCAGGAAGTGAGGGAGAGCATCCGGCGGGCACAG GTGAGCCAGGTGAAGGGGGCTGCCCGGCTGGCCCTGCTGCAGGGGGCTGGCCTGGATGTGCAGCACTGGCTGAAGCCAGCCATGACCCAGGCCCAGGATGAGGTAGAGCAGGAGCGACGGCTCAGCGAGGCCCGGCTGTCCCAGAGGGACCTCTCTCCCACG GCTGAGGATGCTGAGCTGTCTGACTTTGAGGAATGTGAGGAGACGGGGGAGCTCTTTGAGGAGCCCgcccccccagccctggccaccaggcccctcccctgccctgtccATGTGGTGTTTGGCTATCAG GCAGGACATGAGGACGAGCTGACCATCACAGAGGGCGAGTGGCTGGAGGTCATAGAGGAGGGAGATGCCGACGAATGGGTCAAG GCTCGGAACCAGCACGGTGAGGTAGGCTTTGTCCCTGAGCGGTATCTCAACTTCCCGGACCTCTCCTTCCCTGAGAGCAGCCATGACAGCGACAATCCTTCGGGGGCAGAGCCCACAG CGTTCCTGGCCTGCGCCCTGTACAGCTACACGGGACAGAGCGCAGAGGAACTGAGCTTCCCCGAGGGGGCGCTTATCCGCCTGCTGCCCCGGACCCAGGATGGAGTGGATGATGGCTTCTGGAGGGGAGAATTTGGGGGCCATGTTGGGGTCTTCCCCTCCCTGCTGGTGGAGGAGCTACTTGGCCCCCCAGGGCCATCTGAACTCTCAGACCCTGAACAG ATCCTgccatccccttcccctcccagcttctcccctcctgcacccaccTCTGCCTTGGATGGGTCGCCTGCACCTGTCCTGCCCGGTG ACCAAGACCTGGACTGCCCTGGACCCCTGGATGTGATGGCGCCTCGACTCAGGCCG ATGCGTCCACCGCCTCCCCCGCCAGCTAAAGCCCCGGATCCTGGCCACCCAGATCCTCTCACCTGA
- the FCHSD1 gene encoding F-BAR and double SH3 domains protein 1 isoform X3, which translates to MQPPPRKVKPSQEVKLRFLEQLNILQTRQQREADLLEDIRSYSKQRAAIEREYGQALQKLAGPFLKREGHRSGEMDSRLSLGRGRMVFGAWRCLLDATMAGGQARLQASDRYRDLAGGTGRSAKEQVLRKGAENLQRAQAEVLQSVRELSRSRKLYGQRERVWALAQEKAADVQARLNRSDHGLFHTRTSLQKLSTKLSVQSAQYSQQLRAARNEYLLNLVATNAHLDHYYQEELPAVLKALVSELLEHLRDPLTSLSRTELEAAEMALEHAHRGGQATSQVSWEQDLELFLQEPGVFSPTPAQQFQPAGNDQVCVLELERGAGGVAGESGLEKEVQRWTSRAARDYKIQNHGQRVLQRLEQRRQQASEREAPGIEQRLQEVRESIRRAQAGHEDELTITEGEWLEVIEEGDADEWVKARNQHGEVGFVPERYLNFPDLSFPESSHDSDNPSGAEPTAFLACALYSYTGQSAEELSFPEGALIRLLPRTQDGVDDGFWRGEFGGHVGVFPSLLVEELLGPPGPSELSDPEQILPSPSPPSFSPPAPTSALDGSPAPVLPGDQDLDCPGPLDVMAPRLRPMRPPPPPPAKAPDPGHPDPLT; encoded by the exons ATGCAGCCGCCGCCCCGAAAA GTGAAGCCATCCCAGGAGGTGAAGCTTCGCTTCCTGGAGCAGCTGAACATCCTTCAGACCCGGCAGCAGAGAGAGGCGGACCTACTGGAGGATATCAG ATCCTACAGCAAGCAGAGGGCAGCCATTGAACGGGAGTATGGGCAG GCACTCCAGAAACTGGCTGGGCCATTTCTGAAGAGGGAAGGACACCGGAGTGGGGAGATGGACAGCAG ACTTTCTCTGGGGAGAGGCAGGATGGTGTTTGGTGCCTGGCGCTGCCTGCTGGATGCCACCATGGCTGGGGGCCAAGCCCGGCTCCAGGCATCTGACCGATACCGTGACCTGGCAGGAGGCACAGGGCGGAGCGCTAAGGAGCAGGTGCTTAGGAAG GGAGCAGAGAACCTCCAGAGGGCGCAGGCCGAGGTGCTGCAGTCTGTCCGGGAGCTGAGCCGAAGTCGAAAGCTGTATGGGCAGCGTGAACGGGTGTGGGCCTTGGCACAGGAGAAGGCGGCTGATGTCCAGGCCAG GCTTAACCGAAGTGACCATGGCCTCTTCCACACTCGGACCAGTCTCCAGAAACTCAGCACCAAG CTGTCTGTCCAGTCGGCCCAGTACTCCCAGCAGCTGAGAGCGGCCCGCAATGAGTACCTGCTCAACTTGGTGGCCACCAATGCCCACCTTGACCACTACTACCAGGAAGAACTGCCGGCTGTGCTCAAG GCCCTGGTCAGCGAGCTGTTGGAACACCTGAGGGACCCGCTGACTTCACTGAGCCGCACGGAGCTGGAAGCTGCAGAGATGGCTCTGGAGCATGCCCACCGTGGGGGGCAAGCGACCTCCCAG GTAAGCTGGGAGCAGGATCTGGAGCTTTTTCTTCAGGAGCCCGGAGtattctcccccaccccagctcagcAGTTTCAGCCAGCAGGGAATGATCAG GTGTGTGTCCTGGAGCTGGAGCGGGGCGCAGGAGGTGTGGCCGGGGAGAGTGGCCTGGAGAAAGAAGTTCAACGCTGGACGAGCCGAGCTGCCCGAGACTACAAGATCCAGAACCATGGGCAGCGG GTGCTGCAGCGGCTGGAGCAGAGGCGGCAGCAGGCTTCAGAGCGGGAGGCTCCAGGCATAGAACAGCGGCTGCAGGAAGTGAGGGAGAGCATCCGGCGGGCACAG GCAGGACATGAGGACGAGCTGACCATCACAGAGGGCGAGTGGCTGGAGGTCATAGAGGAGGGAGATGCCGACGAATGGGTCAAG GCTCGGAACCAGCACGGTGAGGTAGGCTTTGTCCCTGAGCGGTATCTCAACTTCCCGGACCTCTCCTTCCCTGAGAGCAGCCATGACAGCGACAATCCTTCGGGGGCAGAGCCCACAG CGTTCCTGGCCTGCGCCCTGTACAGCTACACGGGACAGAGCGCAGAGGAACTGAGCTTCCCCGAGGGGGCGCTTATCCGCCTGCTGCCCCGGACCCAGGATGGAGTGGATGATGGCTTCTGGAGGGGAGAATTTGGGGGCCATGTTGGGGTCTTCCCCTCCCTGCTGGTGGAGGAGCTACTTGGCCCCCCAGGGCCATCTGAACTCTCAGACCCTGAACAG ATCCTgccatccccttcccctcccagcttctcccctcctgcacccaccTCTGCCTTGGATGGGTCGCCTGCACCTGTCCTGCCCGGTG ACCAAGACCTGGACTGCCCTGGACCCCTGGATGTGATGGCGCCTCGACTCAGGCCG ATGCGTCCACCGCCTCCCCCGCCAGCTAAAGCCCCGGATCCTGGCCACCCAGATCCTCTCACCTGA
- the FCHSD1 gene encoding F-BAR and double SH3 domains protein 1 isoform X2, which yields MQPPPRKVKPSQEVKLRFLEQLNILQTRQQREADLLEDIRSYSKQRAAIEREYGQALQKLAGPFLKREGHRSGEMDSRMVFGAWRCLLDATMAGGQARLQASDRYRDLAGGTGRSAKEQVLRKGAENLQRAQAEVLQSVRELSRSRKLYGQRERVWALAQEKAADVQARLNRSDHGLFHTRTSLQKLSTKLSVQSAQYSQQLRAARNEYLLNLVATNAHLDHYYQEELPAVLKALVSELLEHLRDPLTSLSRTELEAAEMALEHAHRGGQATSQVSWEQDLELFLQEPGVFSPTPAQQFQPAGNDQVCVLELERGAGGVAGESGLEKEVQRWTSRAARDYKIQNHGQRVLQRLEQRRQQASEREAPGIEQRLQEVRESIRRAQVSQVKGAARLALLQGAGLDVQHWLKPAMTQAQDEVEQERRLSEARLSQRDLSPTAEDAELSDFEECEETGELFEEPAPPALATRPLPCPVHVVFGYQAGHEDELTITEGEWLEVIEEGDADEWVKARNQHGEVGFVPERYLNFPDLSFPESSHDSDNPSGAEPTAFLACALYSYTGQSAEELSFPEGALIRLLPRTQDGVDDGFWRGEFGGHVGVFPSLLVEELLGPPGPSELSDPEQILPSPSPPSFSPPAPTSALDGSPAPVLPGDQDLDCPGPLDVMAPRLRPMRPPPPPPAKAPDPGHPDPLT from the exons ATGCAGCCGCCGCCCCGAAAA GTGAAGCCATCCCAGGAGGTGAAGCTTCGCTTCCTGGAGCAGCTGAACATCCTTCAGACCCGGCAGCAGAGAGAGGCGGACCTACTGGAGGATATCAG ATCCTACAGCAAGCAGAGGGCAGCCATTGAACGGGAGTATGGGCAG GCACTCCAGAAACTGGCTGGGCCATTTCTGAAGAGGGAAGGACACCGGAGTGGGGAGATGGACAGCAG GATGGTGTTTGGTGCCTGGCGCTGCCTGCTGGATGCCACCATGGCTGGGGGCCAAGCCCGGCTCCAGGCATCTGACCGATACCGTGACCTGGCAGGAGGCACAGGGCGGAGCGCTAAGGAGCAGGTGCTTAGGAAG GGAGCAGAGAACCTCCAGAGGGCGCAGGCCGAGGTGCTGCAGTCTGTCCGGGAGCTGAGCCGAAGTCGAAAGCTGTATGGGCAGCGTGAACGGGTGTGGGCCTTGGCACAGGAGAAGGCGGCTGATGTCCAGGCCAG GCTTAACCGAAGTGACCATGGCCTCTTCCACACTCGGACCAGTCTCCAGAAACTCAGCACCAAG CTGTCTGTCCAGTCGGCCCAGTACTCCCAGCAGCTGAGAGCGGCCCGCAATGAGTACCTGCTCAACTTGGTGGCCACCAATGCCCACCTTGACCACTACTACCAGGAAGAACTGCCGGCTGTGCTCAAG GCCCTGGTCAGCGAGCTGTTGGAACACCTGAGGGACCCGCTGACTTCACTGAGCCGCACGGAGCTGGAAGCTGCAGAGATGGCTCTGGAGCATGCCCACCGTGGGGGGCAAGCGACCTCCCAG GTAAGCTGGGAGCAGGATCTGGAGCTTTTTCTTCAGGAGCCCGGAGtattctcccccaccccagctcagcAGTTTCAGCCAGCAGGGAATGATCAG GTGTGTGTCCTGGAGCTGGAGCGGGGCGCAGGAGGTGTGGCCGGGGAGAGTGGCCTGGAGAAAGAAGTTCAACGCTGGACGAGCCGAGCTGCCCGAGACTACAAGATCCAGAACCATGGGCAGCGG GTGCTGCAGCGGCTGGAGCAGAGGCGGCAGCAGGCTTCAGAGCGGGAGGCTCCAGGCATAGAACAGCGGCTGCAGGAAGTGAGGGAGAGCATCCGGCGGGCACAG GTGAGCCAGGTGAAGGGGGCTGCCCGGCTGGCCCTGCTGCAGGGGGCTGGCCTGGATGTGCAGCACTGGCTGAAGCCAGCCATGACCCAGGCCCAGGATGAGGTAGAGCAGGAGCGACGGCTCAGCGAGGCCCGGCTGTCCCAGAGGGACCTCTCTCCCACG GCTGAGGATGCTGAGCTGTCTGACTTTGAGGAATGTGAGGAGACGGGGGAGCTCTTTGAGGAGCCCgcccccccagccctggccaccaggcccctcccctgccctgtccATGTGGTGTTTGGCTATCAG GCAGGACATGAGGACGAGCTGACCATCACAGAGGGCGAGTGGCTGGAGGTCATAGAGGAGGGAGATGCCGACGAATGGGTCAAG GCTCGGAACCAGCACGGTGAGGTAGGCTTTGTCCCTGAGCGGTATCTCAACTTCCCGGACCTCTCCTTCCCTGAGAGCAGCCATGACAGCGACAATCCTTCGGGGGCAGAGCCCACAG CGTTCCTGGCCTGCGCCCTGTACAGCTACACGGGACAGAGCGCAGAGGAACTGAGCTTCCCCGAGGGGGCGCTTATCCGCCTGCTGCCCCGGACCCAGGATGGAGTGGATGATGGCTTCTGGAGGGGAGAATTTGGGGGCCATGTTGGGGTCTTCCCCTCCCTGCTGGTGGAGGAGCTACTTGGCCCCCCAGGGCCATCTGAACTCTCAGACCCTGAACAG ATCCTgccatccccttcccctcccagcttctcccctcctgcacccaccTCTGCCTTGGATGGGTCGCCTGCACCTGTCCTGCCCGGTG ACCAAGACCTGGACTGCCCTGGACCCCTGGATGTGATGGCGCCTCGACTCAGGCCG ATGCGTCCACCGCCTCCCCCGCCAGCTAAAGCCCCGGATCCTGGCCACCCAGATCCTCTCACCTGA